In Pseudomonas campi, the sequence GTATTATAATTCGGTTCACTGGTTGGATTTTGGTGTGTCACTTCCGAAAGAAGTCTCTGTCTTTGGAGTGGGTAGGTTAATTGGTAATTGAAGTATATTTATATTCCAGTGACCCCAAAGGATGTTTCGTATTATAAACGGGTGTATGGCTTGGACGGCATCTTGATGCAAGAGGGCGTTACTCTCAAATAGCTGACCACCAGATAGATCACTCCCCACCTGGGGTTGGAGAGTTCTAAACGATAGAAACTGTGATTTGTGCTGCGGATACTCTCATCTGCCCCCGCCGCAAGAAGCGTGCAATTAGCATGAAAACTGGCGTGTAGCTGGTGAAAATATCCTGCCCATGTCCGGCCTGGAATATCTCTTCACCCGGACGACTTAGCAGATTCCGGGGAGGGGTGCCCTGATCGCTAGGAATCGGGAAATATTTGCAGTACCCACAACAACAAACCCGGCTCAATGGTCGGGTTTTGTTTGCACGTCAGGGAGTGGGATTGCAGAGGCTTACGCGGCCTTCATTGCTCGCTGCACCGTGGACAAGCTGACTTTAAGTTCTTCAGCGGCTTTGCGGTAGCTGACGCCTGAAGCGACCATTGCCCGTATGGCGTCATCATCAACTGTCTTTACCCGGCCTTTGTAGACGCCAGCTTCTTTGGCCTTGGCGATGCCTTCTTTCTGGCGCTCTTTGATCATGCTGCGTTCGAACTGAGCTACGGCGCCCATCATGGACAGCATCAAGTGTTGTGTGGGGTTGTCGTCGCCAGTGAACTCAAGCTTTTCTTTGTGGAAGTGGACGTGTACCCCCTTTGCATTCAGCTCCTGCACCAAGGCCAACAGGTCTACGAGGGAGCGTGCTAGGCGGTCGATGGAGTGGACGACAATGCAGTCACCCTCTCGCACATAGTCGAGCATGGCGATGAGCTGGGGGCGGTCTGTAGTGGCACCGGAGACTTTGTCGGTGAATACCTTGTCCAGCTTTACACCGTCGAGCTGGCGCTCAGTGTTTTGGTCTACCGAACTCACTCGTACATAACCGACCTTTGCCATTTTCCTCACCATGTATTCATTAGCCTCTAGATGTTGAGAGGATATGGTGCATTCATAACAAATACAACCCTAAAGAATACAGATTATGTGGGGTGACTGTAGTCAGTGACGAGTGGTCTCCGGGGTACACCCAAATGACTACGGCTGGGTGCGGAAGCCTCGGATGATCCAGAACACGACAGCTACTAGCAGATAGAGAATTGCGTACACGGCAAAAGGGGCCAGAGCTGCAGCACCTGCTTGCAGCAAGTGCTGGCGCTGTCTGTGCGGTAGCTGATCGATGGCGTGGGCATATGCAGACATAGCTTCGTACCTTCGCTTATCAATCAGTGCTTGGGATGGCGGGGGTGGAGTATCGGGGGCGGTGGGATTCCTAATCGCGTCAACCCTCTCCAAGAGACTGCGATTGAGAGAGCTGGGGCTTTCTGGCTGAGTCACCAACGACAGATCGTATTCGTACTTACGATCAAGCTCTGCCCTGCGTGGGTAATCTTCTAGATACGCAATAGCAATGCACCCCCACCACAGCAAAGCAAGCACAATCCAAAGCCTGTTCCAGCCTGAGCGGTTACGAAGTGAAAACGCCATCTCTACCCATCCCTGTGCCTGTCCGTCTGGGCATAGACTGCAGCTATTGGGTCTGCCTTTCAACTTTGTTCGGTTTGGTGCGGCGGGTGAACAAATACGCGGAGGAGAATCTGTTTAGTTTGACTAGCGTGCTACCACCTCCCCGGAAATGCTGGCGTGTAGGGCAGGCACAAACGAAAAACCCCGGAGTAGTTACCTGCTAGCAAGCAATTATTCCGGGGATTCTCAAGGTAATTTAAACCGGGTGTGCCTATGGCTTCGCCAGTTCCTTACGTGGCCTGCCGGGGCCGCGTTTCACTACTGGTTGCCAGATTCCACGAATAGTGGCCGATCTGCTAAACAGCTGGTCAACGTATGTTGCTTCTCCGTCATAGCCCACTGGCTCAGCAAGCCTGATAGGTGGATGTTCTGCGTAATACGTCTTTAGCCATGTGTCGTGGCTTGCTACTAGTTCTTCATAATTTGTTGTTGTCATTCGTCTTCTCCACTAAGCGGCTGTGCCGCTTAAGCAATTGCGACTATCAGTCGCGTGTGTTGTTAATGCTCCTAATGATGTAACTTCCTGACAGGCTGATTACACTCTGTTAGGGGGATAAGTTTTAGGAGCAATAGGTAGGGCGTGGTGTTGTCGTGTCTGATATCCGTTATGCGGCTTGTTTAAGACTCATCGCAGCCTGTGTTTCTATCCAGCGTTTTTCTACGTAAAGCGCGTGCGCTTCCGCTGCCTCCTTTCTGAGCTGATCTTTAATTAGTCTGTGTTGATAATCTGCCCATTCTTTCGTCGTCATATCAGACTGCGCTATTGGCTCAGCAGCTATGGCTTTGGCTTCAGAAACAAGAGTTTGAATCTTCTGCACGAATTGACTAGCAGGAGAGCCATGCAGTATGGAAAATTGCTCTGCATAAATGGTCTGTAGGACTTTGTCTAGTTTTGCTGTCAGACGCTTTGGCAGTTTTCCGTAGTGGCGTGATAGCTCAACACCGATGTAATCTTCTAATGTTGCTTCCCACGCTTCGATAGCTCGTTCCAGCTCTGGTCTGTATTGCACAAGTCGGCGTAGCTCGTGACCAAACACAGCTCCATATTCTTGCCAGTCAGAATAAGCAAAACTTCCACTCTCCTTCCCAGATACAAGGGCTTTCAGCTTTGATAACTCCTGCGTAGTTAGTGCTTCTAGTTTCTCTACAGAGGGGATTCTTTCGTCTGCGTGAGCAATTAGCCAGTCGAAGACTTGTTGTCTTTGTGCAGGCTGAAGCTTTAATAACTGCTGCATTTTCTCTACAAAGTCAGCTCCAAGATATTCAACAATCATCTTTATGACTTCTTTTTTGGGCTGCTCTTCACTTGTGCGCCACTTGGGGAGAAGTGACAAACGAGAAATACTTCTACCAGCTCCAGCAAATGCAGTATTGGAGTACTTGCTGTTTAACTTGCTATAAGAAACGACAAGGTTATCTGCCGTAATGGTGCCAATAAGAAAAGGGTGTTGCACTGGGAAGATGTGGCAGATGCTGTACTCTGAATCTCTGCCGTAGTTGTTCGCTTTCAAGCGGTACTTGTAAACGGCGTGCAGTGCTTGGAAGTCTTCCAGTGTCGCCGGCAGTACCTCAACAGTCCCGGCTCTTCTGCATTCGTCCGCAAGGTAGTAAAAGAATGCACTCGTTTCAGCCCGGTATAGCCGTTTCTCTTGTTGCGCTTTTAGACGTTTCGCCTTGTTGGATTTTTTGCAGTATTCCTTGCAGAACTCTGCTGTTTTACGTTTGTACTGGAATGGCTGTAGGCAGTTCTTACAGAGTTTCTGCTTACAGGGTTTTGTGTTTGTGGTGTTGGTCATTGATAGCTCCGTCTTGGCTAGCTGTTAGGGGTTTTGGATGTGTTAGCCCGTAATGCTTGCGGCAACTGCCAGTGCAAAACGGTTGAATCTTTGAAGCTGCGAAAACGTGTCCGCAGTTCTTGCAGGTGCAAGACTTCATTTGGTTTCTCCTGTGCGTATCACGCACGAGCGGTTAGGTATTGGTGGTTATTATTGCTCTCGGGATGTAACAGCCTTGCAGTGGGTTTTCCACTTTTAGGGGGATACATTTCGAGAGCAATAGATGTGGTGTGGCTTTCAACGATTATTGAAATATTCACAGCGGCAGTAATAGCTGCACCACTTACTTCCTTTCCTGGTCATCTCACCACACTGCAGACATTCGGGAAGCGTGTTGTCTGGTTCGTCTTGACGCCATGCCGCCATAGGCACTTTGTGGCTATATTTTCGCTCTTCAACTCGCATCGAAAGTTCCTAGGCAGGCAACTGCATCACGGCGGGCTGCTTCAATGAGTTTTGCACGAGCTTGGTCTTCTTTCTTACGTTGTGCAGCTTCTTCACGTGCAACGGTCTCTGCCACGATTGCTTCAATGTGAGAGTCATAGGCAGCTTTCAGTTCTGCTTTGTACTCCGCTTCAAGCTCAGCTGTAATTGCTGCAATATCATCTTGTTGCAGCGCTGCAGGCTTTACATAGAACGCTGAAAACTCTGGATAAGTGGTAAGGATTGGCGAAGCTTCCGCCAGCGTGTACCCGGCCAATACTTTCTCGGCAATCTCCTGCAAGAACCAAGTGGCATTGCTATGAGATACCTTCACCAATGCGCCACGCTGACGAGCTGTAGTATCTCGGCTCCGGTAGAAGGTCAGTTCATTTTCTACGCGACGTTTTAGCTCGTCTGCGTCGAATGTGTGGCGGATAGTTTGCTTGCTTTCATATTTCACTTTGTTGTCTCCGTGGTTGTGGTTTCTGTTGTTTTTTGTGCTGCACGAGCCTTCAATCTGAGTCTGTACAACGACTGTCGACATTGAGGCGAGCACGTAAACTTATTACTGTAAGTGAATTTGAATCGCACTCCGCAGCATGGGCAAACTTTTGTGTTAGTCTTTCGGTTTTGTTGGACAAGCTCAAAATCAATGAGCGAGTCGATAGGATCAGCGGGCATGGGAAAGCCTCCTTGGGTGCTGGATAATGTTTAGGTATGGTTTTGTTGCAGTTTGGAACTTATGTAAAAGAAAGACCGTCATTACGACAGTCTTTAGAAGGCTGACTTGAATCAGCACGGAGTATTAGCGACCTATCTTCGACTCCTGCGGATAGGTCAACGCAGTTAGCCCACCACTACTTCCCAAGCAATGTCAGATAGGAAGTGGTAGCGGAGTCTTCACAACAGGAGGTGTTGTATTCACGTTTGGGAGCCATGGAGAGTGGCGTAGTACAAGGGATGTACTAGGAATCTAGGCAGGCTGCGGTAGAAGCTGCCTGTGAAACCGAGGATAAACACAGAGGCGTTACTACCTGATGAAGAACTTAAATCTTCATTAATACGGTATATTGTACCATGAACAACTTGAATTTGTCAATACAGTCGTAACACATTTTCGCCATGTTTTGCAGATTATTTTGTGTGATAGATGAAAGACGTCTATCATCAACACTTACACATACATCTGACACGAGGTGAAGCATGGCAAGTGTAAAGTGGGAGCTGCCAGAGATTGAGCATGTACTTGATAAGTACAAGGAGTACGGCAAGGAAAACATCGCAGGGTTTCTCAAGGCATACAAAAGTGCTTGGCCGGAGCTGAAGCAACCTGCACGGGCTACTTTCGTTGGTTGGCTGGAGAAGTCTGGAACCAGCAATGCGCCTAGCGATGGGCAGCAATCCATCACCGACGTTCTCAGGGAAGCCAAGAAGAAACTCGGTGTACGTAAGGCTCAGCTTGAAACACAGGCCAAGCAGCTCAAAGAGCAGCTGCAGGAAGTCGAGAAAGAGATTGCCGATGTAGATGCTGCCATCGCTAAGCTTTGAGATTGCTTGAAAGACAAAGCCCGCTAAACGCGGGCTTTTTCATGCGAGCTACTCACAGGCGGCCAAGGGGCTTTCCTTTGAATGGCTAGGCAAGGGCTGCTTCCCTTTACATCGTTTCATTCTGGCCACAGTAGTAGCCGACAGGGTAGGGCTCTTCACGCGGCGCCCAGATCAGGCAGCCTGCCAACTCTGCTTGCTGGGCCACGGCGTCGACCTGCTGGCGGCTGTCCAGGGCGAAGCCGAAATGGCTGTAATCGTCCGCCGCGAGGTGGCGCTCCGTTCCGCCGGGCATGATCACGAAGATGAACTGGTGCTCTTTGCCTGGCTCGGCCATCCACACGATTTTCGAGCCCTTGCCGGCCCGCTCGTGGATGATGCGCATGCCGCAAAATTGCTCATAGAAGTCGATGCAGGCCTGCAAGTCGGGCACATGCAGGGCGATATGGGTCAGGCTAGGGCGCATCTCTGGCACTCCCGGCGAACGTTCAGCGAGGACGTTGGGGTATGCTGGCAGCCTGTTAAGGAGATCACAACCCATGCCCTACGACTTCGACCTTTTCGTCATCGGCGCCGGTTCCGGCGGTGTACGTGCCGCACGTTTTGCTGCCGGCTACGGCGCCAAGGTCGCGGTTGCGGAAAGCCGTTACCTGGGCGGCACCTGCGTCAATGTGGGTTGTGTGCCGAAGAAGCTGCTGGTCTACGGTGCCCATTTGGCTGAGACCTTCGAACAGGCACAGGGATTCGGCTGGAGCAGTGAACAGCCCAACTTCGACTGGCCGACCCTGATCGGCAACAAGAACCGCGAGATTCAGCGTCTCAATGGCATCTACCGCAATCTGTTGGTCAATAGCGGGGTAGAGCTGCTGGAGGGGCACGCACGCCTGCTCGACAAGCACAACGTCGAGGTCAACGGCCAGCGTTACAGCGCAGCCAATATCCTCATCGCCACCGGGGGCTGGCCGCAAGTGCCGGATATTCCCGGCAAGGAGCTGGCAATCACCTCCAATGAGGCCTTCTTTCTCAAGGAACTGCCCAAGCGCGTGCTGGTGGTCGGGGGCGGTTATATCGCCGTCGAGTTCGCCTCTATTTTCCATGGCCTCGGTGCGCAGACCTCACTGCTGTACCGCGGTGAGTTGTTCCTACGCGGTTTCGATAGTGCGGTCCGCCAACACCTGAAAGATGAGCTGACCCGCAAGGGATTGGATCTGCAATTCCACAGTGATATCGCACGGATTGAGCGCCAGGCCGACGGCAGCCTGCTGGCCACGCTGCAGGATGGTCGCCAGTTGCCAACCGATTGCGTGTTCTACGCCACCGGGCGCAGGCCGATGCTGGACAATCTCGGTCTGGAAAATACCGCCGTCGAGCTGGATGAGCGCGGCTTCATCAAGGTCGACGAACATTACGTGAGCAACGAACCCTCGATCCTCGCGCTCGGTGATGTGATCGGTCGTGTGCAGCTGACGCCGGTGGCCCTGGCCGAGGGCATGGCCGTGGCCCGTCGCCTGTTCCGTCCGCAGGAGTACCGCAAGGTGGATTACAACCTGATCCCGACAGCGGTGTTCAGCCTGCCGAATATCGCCACCGTAGGCCTGAGCGAAGAGCAGGCGAGGGCGGCAGGGCATGAGGTCAAGGTGTTCGAGAGTCGCTTCCGGCCGATGCAGCTGAGCCTCACCGAATGCCAGGAGCGAACCCTGATGAAGCTGGTGGTGGATGCCGAGAGCGATCGCGTACTGGGTTGCCACATGGTCGGCCCGGAGTCGGGGGAGATCATCCAGGGCTTGGCCGTGGCACTCAAGGCAGGAGCGACAAAACAGATCTTCGACGAGACCCTGGGCATCCATCCAACGGCCGCCGAGGAGTTTGTTACCATGCGCACCCCCGTAGGCGCCTGAGTTCCCATGCAACAGCTTTTCTACCTGGCCGACCTGTTTGGCGTCGCCGTATTCGCCATCACCGGCGCGCTGATGGCCGGACGCAAGTCCATGGATTTGTTCGGCGTACTGGTGATCGCCATCGTCACCGCGCTAGGCGGTGGAACCCTGCGTGATGTGATCCTGGATAACCACCCGGTCAGCTGGATTCGCAATGACACCTATATCCTGGTTGCCTCGCTGGCAGCCATCGGCACTGTGCTCTGGGTGCGCCTGACCCGGCCGATCCACGAGCGCGGCCTGCTGATTGCGGACGCTTTTGGTCTGGCTGTGTTTACCGTGATCGGCACAGAAGTCGCTCTGCAACACAATGTGCCCTATAGCACCGCGGTGATCATGGGCGTGATGACCGGCGTGGCCGGCGGGGTGATGCGCGATGTCATCTGCAACGAGATTCCGCTGATCTTCAAGAAAGAGATCTACGCCACCGCCTGCATCCTCGGCTCGCTGGTGTTCATTGCCCTGCGTGAGCTGCAGACGCCGCATTGGCTGGACACCGGGATAGCCATGCTGACGGTGCTTGGTGTGCGCCTCGCGGCCATCCAGTGGCACCTGGGCCTGCCGCAGTTCCATTTGCTGGATCGCGACTGAGTGCAGGCGCCGCACTCACTCAGTGGTGGGCGTGGGTATCGGCAGGCGCTTCGGCTTCGATAGCTACCTCTACGTCCACCTTGCCAGCCTTCTCGAATTCCAGCGTCAGCGGAAAGCGTTCACCAGCCACCAGTGGCTGGGTCAGGCCAAACAGCATCACGTGATTGCCGCCTGGAGCGAAGCGCGCTTCGCCACCCGCCGGAATGCTCACCGAGTCGACCTTCTGCATCTTCATCACGTCGCCCAGCATCAGATGGGTGTGCAGCTCGGCTTTGGCAGCCCGCGGCGTACTGACGGCAAGCAGGCGATCAGCACTTTCCGCCTGGTTGTGCACGATGAAATAGGCGCCGCCGTTAGGGGCATTGGGGGGCAGGGCGCGCGACCAGGGGTGTTCGATATGCAAATTGCCTACAGTGAACTCATGAGCCAGTGCGGAGTTGCCCAGCAGGGCCAGCATGGCAAGGGCGGCCAGTTTCAGGCGCATCGTGAAAAAGTCTCCAGGTTGTGAATAAGCCAACCCTAGCATGAAGCCAGCCGCCGCAGGCTGTGGCAAAGCGGCACAGATTATTCAGAAACCTGAACCCCAAGCGGGTTAAACCTGCAGCTGTGCAGGTATTATCTGCAGGCCAGCACCCGCCAAGCCGGCCTGTGATGAGTACGGAGCAATGCGATGATTCAGGAATCGGGGCAACCCGTGGATACCCGGCAAGCGCTACCGCCGCTGAAGGACCTGATTGCCTGCCATGAGTGCGATCTGCTCATGCATCACCCGCATGTTGGTGAAGAGCAGAAAGCCAGCTGCCCGCGCTGTGGCTACGAACTGGTGGTACACCGTGCACAGATGCATCGCCGCGCCCTGGCTCTGGTGCTGACAGCATTGTTGCTGTTCATTCCAGCCAACTTCCTGCCGATCATGAGCCTCAACCTGCTCGGCCAGAACGCCGTCGACACGGTGTGGAGCGGGGTAGTGGGGCTGTACCACTCCAACATGGGGATCGTGGCAGTGGTGGTCTTTCTCTGCAGCATGCTGATCCCGTTGGTCAAGCTGCTGTGCCAGCTTCTGGTCCTGCTGAGCCTGCCATTCCCCCGTTGGCGCCCTATGGGCACGCAGCTTTATCGGGCGTATCACCACCTGCGCGAGTGGGGCATGCTGGAGGTCTATCTGTTCGGCATTCTGGTCTCAATCGTCAAATTGATCGACCTGGCCGATCTGCATCTGGGCATCGGCATGGCCTGCTTCATCGCCTTGATGCTGGCTCAGGTGTGGCTCGAAGTGACCATGTCTCCGCACCAGGTGTGGGATGCACTCAGTGAAGAGGAAGATAACCATGCGCGCACTTGATGCCGGAATTCTGGTCTGCGGCGAATGTCATCGACTCGAATACCTTTGCGAAGGCGAAGTTCAGCACTGTTCGCGTTGTGGCTCCAGATTGCATATGCGCCGGCCGAACAGCATCGCCCGCACCTGGGCCTTGCTGATCACGGCGGCAGTTCTCTATATCCCGGCAAATTTGCTGCCGATCATGACCATCAACTTCTTCGGCAACGGCGCGCCTGCGACCATCATGGGCGGCGTACTGGAGCTGATCCATGCCGACATGCTGCCAATCGCCTTCGTGGTGTTCGTCGCCAGCATCCTGGTGCCGACCTTCAAACTGGTGGGTATCGCTTTGCTGCTGTACTCGGTGCAGCGCCATCAGCCGATGTCAGCCCGGCAACGCATCTTGATGTACCGTTTCATCGAGTGGATCGGACGCTGGTCCATGCTCGACATCTTCGTCATCGCAATCCTGGTTGCGCTGGTCAACTTCGGCAACATCGCCAGCATTCAGGCGGCTCCCGGTGCAATCGCGTTTTGCTGCGTGGTGGTCCTGACCATGCTGGCCGCGGTGATGTTCGATCCACGGCTGATCTGGGATAACACCGATGCAGAAAATGAAGAGGACGGTCGCGCCGAATTGCAGAGCAACAAAGCGCAGGACTGAACGGAGGCGTGCGGGGAACTGAAGGTGGGGCGACCAACCTCGTCTTGCCGCATGGCACCGGGAGCTCGCGCTATGCGCAGAGTGCGCCCTCTCTCTTAGGGAGATGGTGGGTGAATCGCCCCTAGTTTCGTAGACACCTCCAAGCCTCATAATGAGGCCCATTAGGAGGTGCCATGAGCAACCAGCGTTACCCCGAAGAATTCAAGATCGAAGCGGTCAAGCATATTACCGAGCGCGGCTTGCGCGTTGCCGATGTGGCCGAGCGTCTAGGCGTGTCCGCACACAGCCTGTACGCCTGGGTAAAGCGCTACAGCAAGCCGCAAGCACAGCGGCAGCAGGTAGATGATCAGCAGGCCGAACTGCGTCGCCTGCGTGCCGAACTCAAGCGAGTGACTGAAGAGCGAGACATCCTAAAAAAGGCCGCCGCGTACTTTGCCAAGGAGTCCGGCTGAAGTACGCCGTTATCAGAAAGCTGTCGGTGGAGTACCCGGTGCGGCGCCTCTGCCAGACCCTCAAGGTGCATCCCAGCGGTTACTACGCCTGGCTGGCCGAGCCGAAATCCGCGCGTGCCAAGGAAGATCAGCGTCTGCTGGGCTTGATCAAGCATGCCTGGTTGGAAAGCGGCGGGGTCTACGGCTACCGCAAGATCCACGACGACCTGCGTGAGCTGGGCGAGTCTTGTGGCCGGCACCGTGTGGCTCGCCTGATGAGGAGAGAGGGACTGCGCTCGCAGACCGGTTATCGCCGGCGCCCCGGGTACTACGGTGGCAAGCCGACGGTGGCCTCGCCCAACCGTCTGGAGCGGCAGTTCAATGTCAGTGAACCGAACAAGGTCTGGGTCACCGACATCACTTACATCCGCACGTATGAGGGCTGGTTGTACTTGGCGGTGGTGCTGGATCTGTTTTCTCGCCAAGTGATCGGCTGGTCGATGAAGCCTCGGATGTGCAGCGACCTGGCCATCGATGCGTTGCTGATGGCGGTGTGGCGGCGCAAGCCCAAGCAGGAAGTGATGATCCATTCCGACCAGGGCAGCCAGTTCAGCAGCTCGGACTGGCAGAGTTTCCTCAAGGCCAACAACCTGATCAGCAGCATGAGCCGACGCGGTAACTGTCACGACAACGCGGTCGCGGAAAGCTTTTTCCAGTTGCTGAAGCGGGAACGCATCCGACGGAAAACCTACGGAACCCGTGAAGAAGCCCGCAGTGATGTGTTCGATTACATCGAGATGTTCTATAACCCCAAGCGCCGGCACAGCAGCGCTATGCAGCTATCGCCAGTGGAGTTTGAAAAGCGCTATTTCCAGAGCTTGGAGAGTGTCTAGGAAAGCTGGGGCGATTCAATGCTCGAGGTGCTCGGTATCGACGGCATAGGGAACATTAGACGTGAAAGGCAGCAAATCCAGCGTTCTAGGCTCTATCTAAATTTCGACAGAGCTCCGACCGCGATTCGAAGCCGCGTAGCGGCACAAGGCTCGTGCTAGCGCCAAGGCGAAGTAAATCTCCAAAGCGGGGAGGAATCCCGCAGTTTGGATCATTGGTACGCAGAAATTGAGATATTCACTTCCGGGTACTCGAATCAGGGCCTTAGGATTCTCATGAACGTCTAAAGCACAACATCTAATTTAACATAATATACATTATGCGAAGCATTATGTAAGCCAGTACAGCTACCTCTCGTCAGCCTGGCAAAGTGACAGCATTGCGGCTCGGCTTCGCTGACCTATGGTGTTAATAGATTTATCGGCCGTATGGCCAATCGGGCTCCTGCAGTCCGCGTTTGACGCCTAGTTTTCAAGGACGGAAGCAACTTTCCTCTCCGCCGCATTTGGGCCTGGACGCTCGTCTTTCCTGATTGTGCGCATCGCATTGTCCGCATCGATCCAATTTGTGCACCGAGTAGTTCCATGCCCGGTCTGCGCGCCATCTATGCATTAGGCCGGGCATCAGATTACCTCTGAGGAGTTCAGCTCATGCCTTCCAACCTGAGTTATCCAGGCGTCTATATCGAAGAAGTGCCCAGCGGCGTGCGCAGCATTACCGGCGTCGCTACCTCGATCACGGCGTTCATCGGTCGCGCGCTACGCGGGCCGGTCAATGACCCTGTGCGAGTCCAGAGTTTCGCCGAGTATTCCAGGCTGTTTGGCGGTCTCTGGCAGCCGAGTACCTTGAGTTATGCGGTGCTGCAGTTCTTTCAGCATGGCGGCAGCGACGCCTTGATCGTTCGGGTAGACAACGCGGCTGTTAGCGCGACGCTGGAGCTACCGACCGCTGGCGGTTCGCTGCTGCTCGAAGCCGCCAGCCCCGGTGTCTGGGGCAGCCGCCTGCAGGCCACGGTCGATCACCTGACGCGCGATACTGCAGATCCGCTGCTGTTCAATCTGCTGATCGAAGAACTGGACCGGCCTGGAGGCACTGTGACTGTTGCCTCCGAGGTGTTTCGCAACCTCTCGGTCGATCCGCTCAGCCCGCGCTTTGTCGATACGGTACTCAACGAGCAATCCGCGCTGGTCAACGTCCAGGCCTCGGCGCCGGTTGATGAAAGTCCCACTGACGGCACGTTAGCCGTAGCCAATGACGACGGCACCGCCACGGCGGCAGGCGTCCTCGGCGAGGACGGCGACCCCATTGAGGACGCCGAAATCACTGGCGACGAAGACCAGCGCACCGGCATCTTCGCGCTGGATGCGGCCGACCTGTTCAACCTGCTGTGCATCCCTCCCCTCACCCGCGAGGCCGACCTCGATCCTGCCACTTTGGCGGCGGCGGCGAGCTACTGCCAAACGCGCCGCGCGGTACTGATCATCGATGCCCCGGCGGCCTGGACCGCCAGCCCGAGCACAGCCATAGCCGACGCCGAAGATGGGGTTAACGCGCTGCGTGCCACGATCGGCAACGACGATGCGATCAACGCCGCGGTGTACTACCCGCGTCTGCGCATGGCCGATCCGCTGTCCGAGAATCGCCTGGCCGAGTTCGCTCCTTGCGGTGCGGTGGCCGGGATCATGGCGCGTACCGATGTGCAGCGCGGCGTATGGAAGGCTCCGGCCGGCCTGGCTGCATCGTTTTCCGGGGTGCAGGGCTTCAGCTACACCATGACCGACCGGCAGAACGGTGTGCTCAATCCCGTCGGCCTCAACTGTCTGCGCAGCTTCCCCGTAGCCGGTCATCTGGTCTGGGGCGCGCGCACATTGGCGGGGGCGGACTTGCTGGCTTCCGAGTGGAAGTACGTGCCGATCCGGCGCCTGGCGCTGTTTCTCGAGGAAAGCCTGTTTCGCGGCACCCAGTGGGTGGTGTTCGAACCCAATGACGAGCCGCTGTGGGCGCAGATCCGCCTGAACATCGGCGCCTTCATGCAGGACCTGTTCCGCCAGGGCGCATTCCAGGGCTCCAGTCCGCGCGACGCCTACTTCGTCAAATGCGATCGCGAAACCACCACGCAGAGCGATATCAACCGAGGTGTGGTGAACATTCTCGTTGGCTTCGCCCCGCTCAAACCCGCCGAGTTCGTGGTCATCAAGCTGCAGCAGATGGCCGGCCAGATCGACGTCTAGGAGAACCAGACCATGGCTCAGTTCAGCGTCAACGCACAGCGTTTCGATCCGTACAAGAACTTCAAATTCCGGGTGAAGTGGGATGGCCGCTATGTTGCCGGCATCAGCAAGGTCGGCGCCCTCAAGCGCAGCACCGAGCTGGTCGAGCACCGCGAAGGTGGCGATCCGTCCACCTCGCGCAAATCGCCCGGACGCACCAAGTTCGAGGCCATCACCCTGGAGCGCGGCGTCA encodes:
- a CDS encoding recombinase family protein; this translates as MAKVGYVRVSSVDQNTERQLDGVKLDKVFTDKVSGATTDRPQLIAMLDYVREGDCIVVHSIDRLARSLVDLLALVQELNAKGVHVHFHKEKLEFTGDDNPTQHLMLSMMGAVAQFERSMIKERQKEGIAKAKEAGVYKGRVKTVDDDAIRAMVASGVSYRKAAEELKVSLSTVQRAMKAA
- a CDS encoding VOC family protein, with translation MRPSLTHIALHVPDLQACIDFYEQFCGMRIIHERAGKGSKIVWMAEPGKEHQFIFVIMPGGTERHLAADDYSHFGFALDSRQQVDAVAQQAELAGCLIWAPREEPYPVGYYCGQNETM
- the gorA gene encoding glutathione-disulfide reductase → MPYDFDLFVIGAGSGGVRAARFAAGYGAKVAVAESRYLGGTCVNVGCVPKKLLVYGAHLAETFEQAQGFGWSSEQPNFDWPTLIGNKNREIQRLNGIYRNLLVNSGVELLEGHARLLDKHNVEVNGQRYSAANILIATGGWPQVPDIPGKELAITSNEAFFLKELPKRVLVVGGGYIAVEFASIFHGLGAQTSLLYRGELFLRGFDSAVRQHLKDELTRKGLDLQFHSDIARIERQADGSLLATLQDGRQLPTDCVFYATGRRPMLDNLGLENTAVELDERGFIKVDEHYVSNEPSILALGDVIGRVQLTPVALAEGMAVARRLFRPQEYRKVDYNLIPTAVFSLPNIATVGLSEEQARAAGHEVKVFESRFRPMQLSLTECQERTLMKLVVDAESDRVLGCHMVGPESGEIIQGLAVALKAGATKQIFDETLGIHPTAAEEFVTMRTPVGA
- a CDS encoding trimeric intracellular cation channel family protein; translated protein: MQQLFYLADLFGVAVFAITGALMAGRKSMDLFGVLVIAIVTALGGGTLRDVILDNHPVSWIRNDTYILVASLAAIGTVLWVRLTRPIHERGLLIADAFGLAVFTVIGTEVALQHNVPYSTAVIMGVMTGVAGGVMRDVICNEIPLIFKKEIYATACILGSLVFIALRELQTPHWLDTGIAMLTVLGVRLAAIQWHLGLPQFHLLDRD
- a CDS encoding copper chaperone PCu(A)C; its protein translation is MKLAALAMLALLGNSALAHEFTVGNLHIEHPWSRALPPNAPNGGAYFIVHNQAESADRLLAVSTPRAAKAELHTHLMLGDVMKMQKVDSVSIPAGGEARFAPGGNHVMLFGLTQPLVAGERFPLTLEFEKAGKVDVEVAIEAEAPADTHAHH
- a CDS encoding paraquat-inducible protein A is translated as MIQESGQPVDTRQALPPLKDLIACHECDLLMHHPHVGEEQKASCPRCGYELVVHRAQMHRRALALVLTALLLFIPANFLPIMSLNLLGQNAVDTVWSGVVGLYHSNMGIVAVVVFLCSMLIPLVKLLCQLLVLLSLPFPRWRPMGTQLYRAYHHLREWGMLEVYLFGILVSIVKLIDLADLHLGIGMACFIALMLAQVWLEVTMSPHQVWDALSEEEDNHART
- a CDS encoding paraquat-inducible protein A, whose protein sequence is MRALDAGILVCGECHRLEYLCEGEVQHCSRCGSRLHMRRPNSIARTWALLITAAVLYIPANLLPIMTINFFGNGAPATIMGGVLELIHADMLPIAFVVFVASILVPTFKLVGIALLLYSVQRHQPMSARQRILMYRFIEWIGRWSMLDIFVIAILVALVNFGNIASIQAAPGAIAFCCVVVLTMLAAVMFDPRLIWDNTDAENEEDGRAELQSNKAQD
- a CDS encoding IS3 family transposase (programmed frameshift), with the protein product MSNQRYPEEFKIEAVKHITERGLRVADVAERLGVSAHSLYAWVKRYSKPQAQRQQVDDQQAELRRLRAELKRVTEERDIPKKGRRVLCQGVRLKYAVIRKLSVEYPVRRLCQTLKVHPSGYYAWLAEPKSARAKEDQRLLGLIKHAWLESGGVYGYRKIHDDLRELGESCGRHRVARLMRREGLRSQTGYRRRPGYYGGKPTVASPNRLERQFNVSEPNKVWVTDITYIRTYEGWLYLAVVLDLFSRQVIGWSMKPRMCSDLAIDALLMAVWRRKPKQEVMIHSDQGSQFSSSDWQSFLKANNLISSMSRRGNCHDNAVAESFFQLLKRERIRRKTYGTREEARSDVFDYIEMFYNPKRRHSSAMQLSPVEFEKRYFQSLESV